A genomic segment from Neobacillus sp. YX16 encodes:
- a CDS encoding CoA transferase: MRAQPLKGIKVIDISSAYAGPYCSMLLADMGAEVIKIEKPGEGDPCRTWGPPFIKNESAWFLSVNRNKKSVAIDIFKPEGKELLDDLLKDADVFIENLKPSSIPKFGLAYEQVKKINDQIVYCAISGYGHTGPLKNEPGYDLIAQAMSGLMSVTGESNGRPQRVGTAITDIVTGMISAYGIVSGLFQRTITGEGLFIDTALLDTDLALMAPRITSYLASGEEPIRSGGTDSVITIYQALRTADEDIVVATGTSGIWKRFCTAINQPELIDNPDYCTNEKRKENQSNLIDFVEQILIQHESKYWLQKFSEMKIPAAAILKVSDVVQLPQALAREMIIGMNHPVAGNVKIVGSPIAINGDKVEIKPSPLLGQNTNEVLTDLGVPEYRLKELEKIGVIELYEENLNQQVK, translated from the coding sequence ATGAGAGCCCAGCCATTAAAAGGAATTAAGGTAATTGACATTTCTTCAGCCTATGCCGGACCGTATTGTTCCATGCTATTAGCCGATATGGGAGCCGAAGTAATAAAAATAGAAAAACCTGGTGAAGGGGATCCCTGCAGAACGTGGGGGCCTCCCTTTATCAAAAACGAATCTGCATGGTTCTTGAGCGTAAATCGTAATAAGAAAAGTGTCGCGATTGATATTTTTAAGCCTGAAGGAAAAGAGCTGTTAGACGACTTACTAAAAGATGCAGACGTATTTATTGAAAATCTAAAACCATCTTCTATCCCAAAATTTGGTTTGGCATATGAACAAGTAAAAAAAATTAATGATCAAATTGTCTATTGCGCTATTTCCGGATACGGTCATACAGGGCCTTTGAAAAATGAACCAGGTTATGATTTGATTGCTCAGGCAATGTCAGGTCTTATGTCTGTTACAGGTGAATCTAATGGAAGACCTCAGCGAGTTGGAACAGCGATCACGGATATTGTTACCGGCATGATTTCTGCCTATGGTATTGTTTCAGGATTATTTCAACGTACGATAACTGGTGAAGGTTTATTCATTGATACAGCGCTGCTCGATACAGATCTTGCTTTAATGGCTCCAAGAATTACAAGTTATTTGGCTTCGGGTGAGGAACCAATCCGCAGCGGCGGTACTGATTCAGTCATTACTATTTATCAGGCATTACGAACCGCAGATGAAGATATTGTGGTAGCAACAGGAACATCTGGGATTTGGAAGCGTTTTTGTACGGCAATCAATCAACCGGAGTTAATTGATAATCCAGATTATTGCACAAATGAAAAAAGAAAAGAAAATCAATCGAATTTAATAGATTTCGTGGAACAAATCTTAATCCAACATGAGTCAAAGTATTGGCTGCAAAAGTTTAGCGAGATGAAAATTCCAGCAGCCGCAATTTTGAAAGTAAGTGATGTGGTTCAATTACCACAAGCATTAGCACGTGAAATGATCATCGGAATGAACCACCCTGTTGCAGGAAATGTGAAAATTGTTGGCTCACCTATCGCAATCAATGGCGACAAAGTAGAAATTAAACCATCTCCTTTATTAGGGCAGAACACGAACGAAGTGTTGACGGACCTTGGAGTGCCTGAATATAGATTAAAAGAATTAGAGAAAATCGGAGTTATTGAATTGTATGAAGAAAATTTAAATCAACAGGTCAAATAA
- a CDS encoding enoyl-CoA hydratase-related protein gives MEFTDILYQKESGVATLTLNRPNVLNVFRFETIAELSQAFEDADKDPTIGVVILTGNGKAFCCGGDISVLSTLDRNTGREWNRKLVELAMLMRGISKPIIAAINGYTVGGGNELNLFCDLSIASDKAILGQAGPKIGGCPLWGATQLLPRLVGDKRAREIVMLCDQYTAHEALQMGWINKVVPHEELMEAALEFANKILEKAPQSIAYAKLSLNYESDFLYASLTHGGAILENIWGSEQFIEGTNAFKEKRKPNFFQFRQ, from the coding sequence ATGGAATTTACTGACATCCTTTATCAAAAAGAGAGTGGAGTAGCAACCTTAACCTTAAACCGCCCCAATGTGCTAAATGTGTTCCGATTTGAAACTATCGCAGAATTATCTCAAGCGTTTGAAGATGCAGATAAAGATCCGACAATTGGTGTTGTCATATTAACTGGAAATGGAAAAGCGTTTTGCTGCGGTGGAGATATTTCAGTTTTAAGTACGCTGGACCGTAACACAGGAAGAGAATGGAACAGAAAGCTAGTTGAGCTCGCCATGTTAATGCGTGGTATTTCAAAGCCAATTATTGCGGCGATTAATGGCTATACCGTTGGTGGAGGTAATGAGCTGAATCTTTTCTGTGACCTAAGTATCGCTTCTGATAAGGCAATCCTTGGTCAAGCGGGACCAAAAATTGGCGGTTGTCCATTATGGGGAGCCACTCAGCTTCTGCCGCGTCTAGTTGGCGATAAACGAGCGAGAGAAATTGTAATGTTATGTGACCAATATACGGCTCACGAAGCTTTACAAATGGGCTGGATTAATAAAGTTGTTCCACATGAGGAATTAATGGAAGCAGCTCTTGAATTTGCAAATAAGATTCTTGAAAAAGCCCCGCAATCAATTGCCTATGCAAAGTTGTCATTAAATTATGAATCTGATTTCTTATATGCTTCTTTAACACACGGTGGAGCCATTTTAGAAAATATTTGGGGATCAGAACAATTTATTGAAGGTACCAATGCTTTTAAAGAGAAGAGAAAACCTAATTTTTTCCAGTTTAGGCAATAG
- a CDS encoding CoA-transferase, whose translation MSTNWTIDELLVCYISRQINDDDFVVQGMGTPLVFSAFLLAKQLHSPNVQFMYTVGNTISQNTGKLSLSNVENNTMENALRYISMPQMHVEIVPSLFPKEFMRPAQIDQFGNTNNVAIGEYENPKVRLPGSAGIGDVASFNHNIYYYVTNHDRRSLIENLDFCSSVGYGEKVNELNRMGKVKRGPQELITDKCIFDFSKGTAELISVHPTSSMKEVEENTGFSFTIADSVTETTPPTEEELYLLRGKIDPLQLRKLEFLSGKRRLAHLKMILEAEKELSI comes from the coding sequence ATGAGCACAAATTGGACAATAGATGAATTACTGGTTTGTTATATCTCAAGGCAAATAAATGATGATGATTTTGTCGTGCAGGGGATGGGAACGCCATTAGTTTTTAGCGCATTTTTACTTGCCAAGCAACTTCATTCCCCAAACGTTCAATTTATGTATACAGTTGGTAACACCATTTCGCAGAATACTGGAAAACTTTCACTATCAAATGTGGAAAATAACACTATGGAGAATGCCTTGCGTTATATTTCGATGCCACAAATGCATGTTGAGATTGTACCGTCTCTTTTCCCTAAAGAGTTTATGAGACCTGCACAAATTGATCAATTTGGCAATACCAATAATGTCGCTATTGGTGAATATGAAAACCCTAAGGTAAGGCTGCCTGGAAGTGCTGGCATTGGTGATGTTGCTAGCTTTAACCATAATATCTATTACTATGTGACCAATCATGATAGACGAAGTCTAATAGAAAATCTGGATTTTTGCAGCAGTGTGGGGTATGGGGAAAAAGTAAATGAGCTAAACCGAATGGGTAAGGTAAAAAGGGGTCCCCAGGAGCTTATTACAGATAAATGTATTTTTGATTTTTCAAAAGGAACAGCTGAATTAATTTCTGTCCATCCCACAAGTTCAATGAAAGAAGTAGAAGAAAATACCGGTTTTTCATTTACTATAGCTGATTCAGTTACCGAAACCACTCCGCCAACAGAAGAGGAGTTATACCTATTAAGGGGAAAAATTGACCCATTACAATTACGAAAATTAGAATTTTTAAGTGGAAAGAGAAGGTTAGCTCATTTAAAGATGATTTTAGAAGCCGAAAAAGAGTTAAGTATATAA
- a CDS encoding CoA-transferase: protein MSRKNKIKSLSEAISLVQNGDSVAFGGMLIYRRPIKAALELIKQQKKELTLMGWTLGLEADLLVGMGLAKCVRTSYFGLETFGLAPMFRKKVESGELSVIEETESTIGMGIRAALQGVGFMTARALIGTDLLKVRRDIATITCPYTNEEYPAIPPWRPKVAIIHTEMSDTQGNSIVSGNRCIDAEIAQLADLTIVTTEKIVESHELPPGETYIIGKMVDVVVEAPCGSWPTSCYPKYGLDAKWFIDYIESVESNTSKTFIEELMSESYQKEELTENL, encoded by the coding sequence ATGAGCCGCAAAAATAAGATTAAAAGTTTATCAGAAGCCATTTCTCTTGTCCAAAATGGAGATTCCGTTGCGTTTGGTGGCATGCTAATCTATCGAAGACCGATAAAAGCGGCATTAGAGCTGATTAAGCAGCAGAAAAAGGAGCTTACTTTGATGGGATGGACACTCGGATTAGAGGCTGATTTATTGGTAGGAATGGGTTTAGCGAAGTGTGTAAGAACCTCTTATTTTGGATTGGAAACGTTTGGACTCGCCCCCATGTTTCGTAAAAAGGTGGAATCCGGAGAATTAAGTGTTATTGAAGAAACGGAATCGACAATCGGAATGGGGATTCGTGCAGCACTTCAAGGAGTAGGTTTTATGACGGCAAGAGCTTTAATAGGCACAGATCTTTTAAAAGTTCGTCGGGATATAGCGACCATTACATGTCCCTATACAAATGAAGAATATCCAGCTATCCCTCCTTGGAGGCCGAAGGTAGCTATCATTCATACCGAGATGTCTGACACTCAAGGGAATAGTATCGTTTCGGGTAACAGATGTATTGACGCAGAAATTGCCCAGCTTGCCGACTTAACGATTGTCACCACTGAAAAAATAGTAGAATCACATGAGCTGCCTCCAGGTGAAACATATATCATTGGGAAAATGGTTGATGTCGTTGTAGAAGCTCCTTGTGGATCTTGGCCAACATCATGTTACCCCAAGTATGGTTTAGATGCGAAATGGTTTATTGATTATATAGAATCAGTAGAAAGCAATACGAGTAAGACCTTTATTGAAGAACTGATGTCGGAATCTTACCAAAAGGAGGAGTTGACAGAGAACTTATGA
- a CDS encoding 3-hydroxyacyl-CoA dehydrogenase family protein: protein MSLQSIAIIGEKSRTNELRTKFERNDRIQQIALLSYEDRSLYDLKSFDLVIDTYEGEHIIERLKSIESNLLPQTILAAFSVYRSTSEILQHLNNPSRFIGLHFFRLAHQTDLVEIIQPEIDTNNEFPTIVSTFLEKAQFVPVTVKDRPGLLANRLLIPYLNQAAQVFDDNIATGIDIDNSVKLGLGYPIGPLQLLDDIGIDQYISSAQAIYHEIPETKYTVPPILNRMQEVRLHGRKTGRGFYQYKENKQYEPQK, encoded by the coding sequence ATGAGTCTTCAAAGCATTGCAATTATTGGTGAAAAGTCCAGAACAAATGAACTCAGGACCAAATTTGAACGAAATGACCGTATTCAACAAATAGCGCTATTATCCTATGAAGATAGGAGTCTATATGATTTAAAGTCTTTTGATCTGGTTATCGATACATATGAAGGTGAACACATCATTGAAAGACTTAAGTCTATTGAATCAAATCTATTACCTCAAACAATCTTGGCAGCTTTCAGTGTTTATAGGAGTACCTCAGAAATTTTACAACATTTGAACAATCCATCACGTTTTATCGGCCTCCACTTCTTCAGACTTGCACATCAAACGGACCTCGTTGAAATTATACAACCAGAAATCGATACCAATAATGAATTTCCAACAATTGTTTCTACTTTTTTAGAGAAAGCTCAGTTTGTACCTGTAACCGTAAAGGATCGACCTGGGTTATTGGCAAACCGTTTGCTAATTCCATATTTAAATCAAGCAGCACAAGTATTTGATGATAATATTGCAACCGGCATTGATATTGATAATTCAGTGAAACTTGGTCTAGGGTATCCGATTGGACCCCTGCAATTATTAGATGACATAGGCATTGATCAATATATTAGCAGTGCACAAGCCATTTATCATGAAATTCCTGAAACGAAGTATACTGTTCCTCCAATTCTTAATAGGATGCAAGAAGTGAGATTACATGGAAGAAAGACAGGAAGAGGATTTTATCAATATAAGGAAAACAAACAGTATGAGCCGCAAAAATAA
- a CDS encoding 3-hydroxyacyl-CoA dehydrogenase family protein: MVNKKVGVVGCGTMGSGIAIVMARAGYKTIVQDLDDSKIDAGYKRINSFFEGGVKRNKLTKAQMVDYMGNIQMTTKLQDLQDCDYVVEAVFEDVDIKQSLFKNLNNICKPETIFISNTSTLSVTAMAHNTGREDKVIGVHFCNPAPLMKLVEISKALQTSEETYESVVSFSKSIGKEVVTTNDTPGFLVNLFLVPFENDCVRALEQGLGTPEEIDKVIKTGFGYPMGTFELLDIVGLDIHYEVSMSLYRQLKDARFAPPPLITKMIKAGYLGRKTGRGFYQYEKVGVFGS; this comes from the coding sequence ATGGTAAATAAAAAAGTAGGTGTAGTTGGTTGCGGAACAATGGGTTCAGGGATTGCTATAGTTATGGCAAGAGCAGGGTACAAAACTATTGTTCAAGACTTAGATGATTCAAAAATAGATGCAGGTTATAAGAGGATAAATAGCTTTTTCGAAGGTGGAGTAAAGCGGAATAAATTAACAAAAGCTCAAATGGTTGATTATATGGGTAACATTCAAATGACAACTAAATTACAGGATCTTCAAGATTGTGACTATGTTGTTGAAGCAGTATTTGAAGACGTGGATATAAAGCAAAGTTTATTTAAAAATTTAAATAATATATGTAAGCCAGAAACAATTTTTATTTCTAATACTTCAACGCTATCGGTTACTGCCATGGCACATAATACTGGTAGAGAGGACAAAGTAATTGGAGTCCATTTTTGCAACCCAGCTCCACTAATGAAATTAGTAGAAATTTCAAAAGCATTACAAACCAGCGAGGAAACTTACGAAAGCGTTGTCTCTTTTTCAAAATCGATAGGAAAAGAGGTTGTAACAACAAATGATACGCCAGGGTTTTTAGTAAATCTGTTCCTTGTACCATTCGAAAACGATTGTGTACGTGCATTGGAACAAGGGCTTGGGACTCCAGAAGAAATTGATAAAGTCATTAAAACCGGTTTTGGGTATCCAATGGGAACATTTGAATTACTCGATATTGTTGGATTGGATATTCACTATGAAGTTTCCATGAGTTTATACAGGCAATTAAAGGATGCTAGATTTGCTCCACCTCCATTAATTACAAAAATGATTAAAGCTGGTTATCTAGGAAGAAAAACAGGCCGCGGTTTCTATCAATATGAAAAGGTCGGAGTATTTGGGAGCTAA
- a CDS encoding LysR family transcriptional regulator gives MELRVLRYFVTVARIESITHAADLLHITQPTLSRQLTNLEEELGMQLLIRGKRKISLTDGGKLLLQRAEEILAIADKTEKEFREHQNLEGGEISIGSVEAITSEVLSKLLRSFNAEYPQVRYTIFSGTEDVIKEKIDNGILDVGFILEPANIEGYNFTRLPQESRWGILTNLSSSLAQKENIKPKDLIGIPLIIPIRPLVQNELASWFADDYDQLHILATYNLIFNGVFLVENELGAAICLEGAVASMNFNSVCFKPFYPEFKSGSLILWKKHKIFSPTTARFLQFIKHAFQA, from the coding sequence ATGGAGTTAAGGGTACTTCGGTATTTTGTGACAGTTGCACGTATCGAAAGTATTACCCATGCGGCTGATTTATTACATATAACCCAGCCCACGTTAAGCAGACAACTGACGAATTTGGAAGAAGAGTTGGGAATGCAGCTGCTTATAAGAGGAAAGAGAAAAATATCATTAACGGATGGTGGTAAGCTTTTGCTTCAGAGGGCAGAAGAAATTCTTGCCATCGCGGATAAAACAGAGAAAGAATTTAGAGAACACCAAAACCTTGAAGGGGGAGAGATATCCATAGGGAGCGTTGAAGCTATTACATCGGAAGTGCTCTCTAAATTGTTAAGGTCCTTTAACGCCGAATACCCTCAGGTAAGGTATACCATTTTTAGCGGGACCGAGGATGTTATTAAGGAAAAAATAGATAATGGAATACTTGATGTTGGATTTATATTGGAGCCGGCCAATATTGAGGGATACAATTTTACCAGATTGCCGCAAGAGTCACGATGGGGAATTCTCACGAACCTTTCTTCTTCTCTTGCTCAGAAAGAAAATATTAAACCAAAAGATCTCATTGGGATTCCCCTGATCATTCCTATTCGGCCTCTAGTACAAAATGAACTAGCCAGTTGGTTTGCTGATGACTATGATCAATTACATATTCTTGCAACCTATAACTTAATTTTCAATGGTGTTTTTCTCGTAGAAAATGAATTGGGAGCTGCAATATGTCTTGAAGGTGCCGTAGCCTCAATGAACTTTAACTCAGTTTGTTTTAAACCGTTTTATCCTGAATTTAAATCGGGGTCTTTAATTCTTTGGAAGAAACATAAGATTTTCAGTCCAACTACTGCCCGATTCCTTCAATTTATAAAACATGCCTTTCAGGCATAA
- a CDS encoding enoyl-CoA hydratase-related protein: MIYKHLEVTNHEDIMVVTLNRPEALNALNKEMLSELDNVITNVKYDSKTSIIIFTGSGNKAFCAGADLTEFVDVDYFQSQKVIEKGQTIFRKMELLGKPTIAAINGYALGGGLELSLACTIRLASTNAKFALPEVGLGMIPGYGGTQRLPRIIGKGKALELLITGRRIDAQQALSLGLVNHVYSQENLMEGAFQLGNEILENSQIAVSQLLQSVERGYDLPMDHALAFEQVFDSVASSSIEQKEGVKAFLEKRKPVFRKTIDTNK; this comes from the coding sequence ATGATTTACAAACATTTAGAAGTTACGAATCACGAAGATATTATGGTTGTTACTTTGAATCGTCCAGAAGCTCTAAATGCACTAAATAAAGAAATGCTTTCAGAGCTAGACAATGTTATTACTAATGTAAAATATGATTCGAAAACATCCATTATTATTTTTACTGGATCTGGCAACAAAGCATTTTGTGCTGGAGCAGATCTTACAGAATTTGTTGATGTTGATTATTTTCAATCCCAAAAAGTAATAGAAAAAGGACAAACTATTTTTCGGAAAATGGAGCTTCTAGGAAAACCTACCATCGCAGCAATAAATGGTTATGCATTAGGGGGAGGACTAGAATTATCGCTTGCTTGTACAATCAGATTAGCTAGTACCAATGCAAAATTTGCTTTACCTGAGGTTGGATTAGGTATGATACCTGGCTATGGTGGTACACAAAGATTACCACGCATTATTGGTAAAGGTAAAGCTTTGGAGTTGTTAATTACAGGAAGAAGAATAGATGCTCAACAGGCCTTGTCTTTGGGTCTTGTTAACCATGTATATTCTCAGGAAAACCTTATGGAGGGTGCTTTTCAATTGGGAAATGAGATTTTGGAAAACAGCCAAATTGCAGTTTCTCAATTGCTCCAATCAGTAGAACGTGGTTATGATTTACCAATGGATCATGCTTTAGCTTTTGAACAAGTTTTTGATTCAGTGGCATCCTCAAGTATTGAACAAAAAGAAGGTGTTAAAGCTTTCTTGGAAAAGCGTAAACCAGTTTTTCGAAAAACAATTGATACCAATAAATAA
- a CDS encoding IclR family transcriptional regulator has protein sequence METVKENKYIIPSLVSAGRIIRYLSSYRHNRSTLVEISKKLNINKSTCYRILLTLTEINLLSYDSDTKTYSLGPYLVVLGKRVEEFIDYMPIVKEYLKQAASITKSTCALVQKFDDEWVYIEKEEPLVPFRISISLGQRFKLTSGATGKLFIAYMDNEKQQEVINKTNLIAFTDKTITDRSAFEEELMKIRTEGYAISFEEHVAGIDGISVPILDRSGNVQMAITSVLVHNSNSQNTNIILAEKLKELSKELSEKIYL, from the coding sequence GTGGAAACCGTAAAAGAAAATAAATACATTATTCCTTCTCTCGTATCAGCGGGGAGGATAATAAGATACTTAAGCAGTTATAGGCATAATCGATCTACACTTGTTGAAATTAGTAAGAAACTAAATATTAACAAAAGTACCTGTTATCGTATATTGCTTACACTAACAGAGATTAACCTATTAAGTTATGATAGCGATACCAAAACCTATTCACTCGGTCCTTATTTAGTAGTTTTAGGCAAAAGAGTTGAAGAATTTATTGATTATATGCCCATCGTAAAAGAATATTTAAAACAAGCTGCGAGCATAACGAAAAGTACCTGTGCACTTGTCCAGAAATTTGACGATGAGTGGGTCTATATTGAAAAGGAAGAGCCATTAGTTCCGTTTCGAATCTCAATTAGTCTTGGTCAGAGATTTAAATTAACCTCAGGTGCCACCGGGAAACTTTTTATAGCCTATATGGACAACGAAAAGCAGCAAGAGGTTATAAATAAAACTAATTTGATAGCATTTACAGATAAAACTATAACAGATAGATCGGCATTTGAAGAAGAATTAATGAAGATACGCACCGAAGGCTATGCTATAAGCTTTGAGGAACATGTTGCTGGAATTGATGGGATTTCTGTTCCTATCTTAGATAGATCGGGCAACGTTCAAATGGCCATAACATCAGTTTTAGTTCATAATTCAAATTCACAAAATACAAATATTATACTAGCTGAGAAATTAAAGGAATTATCAAAAGAGTTATCTGAAAAGATTTATTTATAA
- a CDS encoding MFS transporter, with translation MKEGKKENQAIKATTSSVIGSTIEWYDFHIYGLTAALVFPALFFPSSDPLIGTIESLATFTLGFIARPVGGIIFGHFGDKIGRKSILAITLLLMGFATFIIGLLPTYETIGGWAPILLIALRLIQGIAVGGEWGGAILVTIEHAPHNKRGLYGSWPQMGGPLGLFIATLVFTIVSSLPERQFLSWGWRVPFLASILLVTIGLFIRLKLAETPEFQKLKDSRKVSKTPILEVLKFHKKALIQVMGARFAESGTYFIFSMFVLTYTTTQLGLPRSVAVSGVMIATILEVIAIPLFGRLSDKIGRRPVYMGGAIFTALFVFPFFWLLDTKTTPLIWLAIVLGLAIGHAAMYGPQAAFFSEMFGANVRYSGISLGYQLSSILAGGLAPIVATFLLSWSAGKSWLVALYALGMALITIYSIYFTKETNNKNTLATNNTNKDKVSVSVKSTHRSSM, from the coding sequence TTGAAAGAAGGAAAAAAAGAAAACCAAGCAATTAAGGCAACAACCTCAAGCGTAATTGGATCAACAATCGAGTGGTATGACTTTCATATATATGGATTAACTGCGGCTCTTGTCTTTCCAGCTTTATTTTTTCCAAGTTCTGATCCACTCATTGGTACCATTGAGTCCCTTGCAACGTTTACTCTCGGCTTTATCGCACGACCTGTTGGAGGGATCATTTTTGGCCATTTCGGTGACAAAATTGGACGGAAATCTATATTAGCAATCACCCTATTGCTCATGGGATTTGCAACATTTATAATCGGATTACTTCCTACTTATGAAACGATTGGGGGATGGGCACCAATACTTTTGATTGCTCTGCGTCTAATTCAAGGAATTGCAGTTGGTGGAGAGTGGGGGGGGGCCATCTTAGTTACCATTGAACACGCCCCGCATAATAAGCGCGGTCTTTACGGAAGTTGGCCACAAATGGGTGGACCATTAGGACTTTTTATTGCGACTTTGGTTTTTACTATTGTCTCCTCTTTGCCAGAAAGGCAATTTCTATCCTGGGGATGGAGGGTACCTTTCTTAGCTAGCATTCTTTTAGTCACCATAGGTCTGTTCATTCGACTAAAGTTGGCAGAAACCCCAGAATTTCAAAAGTTAAAGGATTCCAGAAAGGTATCAAAGACGCCTATTTTGGAAGTGTTGAAGTTTCATAAAAAAGCACTAATTCAAGTAATGGGTGCTCGTTTTGCTGAGAGTGGCACATATTTTATCTTTAGCATGTTCGTCCTAACGTATACGACAACTCAGTTAGGATTACCTCGATCGGTAGCAGTAAGCGGAGTAATGATTGCTACAATTTTGGAAGTGATCGCTATTCCACTTTTTGGTCGACTTTCTGATAAAATCGGACGTCGTCCTGTTTACATGGGGGGAGCTATATTCACAGCCTTGTTCGTATTTCCTTTTTTCTGGTTACTGGATACGAAAACAACACCATTGATTTGGTTAGCCATTGTGTTAGGTTTGGCTATTGGACACGCAGCAATGTACGGTCCACAAGCTGCTTTCTTTTCAGAGATGTTTGGGGCAAATGTTCGCTATAGTGGGATCTCTCTTGGTTATCAGTTGTCATCGATATTAGCTGGGGGGTTGGCACCTATAGTGGCGACTTTCCTTTTATCATGGTCCGCCGGAAAATCGTGGTTAGTTGCACTTTATGCCTTGGGGATGGCGTTGATTACCATTTATTCAATCTATTTTACCAAGGAAACTAACAACAAAAATACATTAGCAACTAATAATACTAACAAAGATAAAGTAAGCGTAAGTGTCAAATCAACTCATAGGTCATCCATGTGA
- a CDS encoding purine-nucleoside phosphorylase, whose protein sequence is MHKLQDILEARDFVISKTGNRPTIGMILGSGLGTLADEIANPVTIPYSEIPHFAKSEAIGHANELVIGELMGKTVVAMKGRFHYYEGFTLDEVTFPVRVMKALGVENLLITNACGAINTSFNPGDLMLITDHINLVGTNPLIGPNNNELGTRFPDVSQVYNRELRNIAANVAKEQNITLQQGVYAWWSGPAYETPAEIRMIRTLGADAVGMSTVPEAIVAIHGGLKVLGISCLTNMACGILDQPLSHDEVIEVAAMVREKFINLVKETITRM, encoded by the coding sequence ATGCATAAACTGCAAGATATTTTAGAAGCTAGAGATTTCGTCATAAGTAAGACTGGCAATCGTCCAACGATTGGTATGATTTTAGGATCAGGATTAGGAACTCTTGCAGATGAAATCGCGAACCCTGTCACAATTCCTTATTCCGAGATTCCTCACTTCGCAAAATCTGAAGCAATTGGCCATGCAAACGAATTAGTAATCGGGGAACTAATGGGAAAGACCGTAGTGGCGATGAAGGGACGTTTTCATTATTATGAAGGCTTTACGTTAGATGAAGTCACTTTTCCAGTTCGTGTAATGAAGGCGTTGGGTGTAGAGAATCTACTCATTACGAATGCATGTGGTGCTATTAATACAAGCTTCAACCCAGGAGATTTAATGTTAATTACGGATCATATCAATTTAGTCGGTACAAATCCATTGATTGGGCCAAATAATAATGAATTAGGAACCCGTTTCCCTGATGTTTCTCAAGTATATAATCGTGAATTACGAAATATTGCTGCTAATGTAGCAAAAGAACAAAATATCACTTTACAACAGGGCGTTTATGCTTGGTGGAGTGGACCAGCGTACGAAACTCCAGCTGAGATCCGTATGATTCGAACATTAGGAGCGGATGCTGTTGGTATGTCAACTGTCCCAGAGGCGATTGTAGCGATTCACGGAGGGTTGAAAGTACTTGGTATTTCCTGTTTAACCAATATGGCATGCGGGATTCTAGATCAACCATTAAGTCATGATGAAGTCATTGAAGTGGCTGCAATGGTAAGAGAGAAATTTATCAACCTAGTTAAGGAAACCATTACAAGAATGTAA